A section of the Candidatus Marinimicrobia bacterium CG08_land_8_20_14_0_20_45_22 genome encodes:
- a CDS encoding DNA polymerase I, whose product MREPSKLYLIDGSAIAYRSYFGMMRNRLSTSKGFATGATFAFVNALRKIINDEKPDLIGMAFDAPEKTFRHRIYPEYKATREAMPEDLVAQLPWIFKITRAMNIPLIIQPGYEADDIIGTLAMEGKNRGILVYMVTGDKDFMQLVGDGIKIYKPHSSRSDVEIIDVQDVVNKFGIQPKQVADYLALVGDSSDNIPGIKGVGPAKATPLLQEWGSLENILNHVDEIPSERIASMIRDGAENARFSRLLATIKIDVPLETELDELRFSGVNESELMKIYEELEFVSLIKTDTKDDLVDKLEKNYRTIHTLDEVQSLVKSLKNVQLISVDLETTSVSPMLAEIVGIALSWKPHQGVYVPIQSPSAQASLFSGGSNFTFLNELKPLLENPNIRKCGQNLKYDMLILRRNGIELAGVDFDTMIAAFLIQPDSRSYKLDKLSQYYLGYTMQPIEELIGSGKNQITMDQVDVEKVGWYASEDADIALELVPVFTEKLKSDRTWDVFKKIEMPLIPVLIQLEQNGVFLDVKFLRKMSISLEKDIDDLVSRIYSAAGREFNVNSPKQLGEILFDKLELPKVRGHSTDVSVLEKLQNKHSLPKLVLDYRGLMKLKGTYLDALPVLVNPKTGRVHSSFNQTVASTGRLSSSDPNFQNIPIRTDLGREIRKAFIPQKKGWKLLSADYSQIELRIMAHLSRDAELICAFQEDVDVHRRTAALVYGVPEKDVLPEMRRVAKIVNFGIMYGAGPYRMTDELGISMSEARKLIDQYFKTYPGINDYIIKTTESARKTGYVKTLSGRLRYVPDIDSLNKNVRDAAERVAINMPIQGTAADMIKLAMIRIHDELKSRHLRAMMILQIHDELLLEVPNDEIETVKTIVTDAMESALPLDIPVKAEVGIGNSWYEAH is encoded by the coding sequence ATGAGAGAACCGAGCAAATTATATCTCATCGATGGATCGGCAATCGCTTATCGTTCTTATTTCGGAATGATGCGGAACAGATTATCCACATCAAAAGGATTTGCGACCGGCGCGACATTTGCCTTTGTGAACGCGCTCCGAAAAATTATCAACGATGAGAAGCCTGATCTGATCGGAATGGCGTTTGATGCTCCAGAGAAAACCTTCCGCCACCGGATTTATCCTGAATACAAAGCGACGCGCGAGGCGATGCCGGAAGACCTTGTCGCTCAATTGCCGTGGATTTTTAAAATCACGCGAGCGATGAATATTCCGCTCATCATTCAACCGGGATACGAAGCGGACGATATTATCGGGACGCTGGCGATGGAAGGTAAAAATCGCGGTATCCTCGTCTATATGGTTACCGGCGATAAGGACTTTATGCAATTAGTTGGTGATGGCATCAAAATTTATAAGCCACACTCTTCCCGGAGCGATGTTGAGATCATCGATGTGCAAGATGTCGTTAATAAATTTGGCATTCAACCCAAGCAGGTAGCCGATTATCTTGCGCTCGTCGGTGATTCGTCGGATAATATTCCTGGCATCAAAGGCGTTGGTCCGGCGAAAGCGACGCCGCTTTTGCAAGAATGGGGTTCGCTCGAAAATATTCTCAATCACGTCGATGAAATTCCGAGTGAACGCATCGCTTCGATGATTCGCGACGGCGCCGAAAATGCCCGGTTTTCCAGATTGCTGGCAACGATCAAAATAGATGTTCCACTCGAAACCGAACTTGACGAATTGCGTTTTTCGGGAGTCAACGAATCCGAATTGATGAAGATTTATGAGGAACTGGAATTCGTTTCGCTTATCAAAACGGATACGAAAGATGATCTCGTCGATAAACTGGAGAAAAATTATCGCACGATTCATACGCTTGACGAAGTTCAGTCTCTCGTAAAAAGTTTAAAAAACGTTCAACTAATTTCCGTAGATCTTGAGACGACTTCGGTCTCGCCGATGCTCGCAGAAATCGTCGGCATTGCACTGAGTTGGAAACCTCATCAGGGCGTTTATGTCCCAATCCAATCGCCATCCGCGCAGGCGTCGCTGTTTTCCGGAGGGAGCAATTTTACGTTTCTCAACGAATTGAAGCCACTTCTCGAAAATCCGAACATCCGTAAATGCGGTCAAAATTTAAAATACGACATGCTGATTCTTCGACGGAACGGCATTGAACTCGCAGGCGTCGATTTTGACACGATGATCGCCGCTTTTCTGATTCAACCGGATTCGCGCAGTTACAAATTAGATAAATTGAGTCAATACTATCTCGGTTATACGATGCAACCGATCGAGGAACTCATCGGGAGCGGAAAAAATCAGATTACGATGGATCAGGTCGATGTCGAAAAAGTCGGTTGGTATGCTTCGGAAGACGCTGATATCGCACTTGAACTGGTTCCGGTCTTTACGGAAAAATTGAAAAGCGATCGTACGTGGGATGTGTTTAAAAAGATCGAAATGCCGTTGATTCCGGTTTTGATCCAGTTAGAACAAAATGGCGTATTTCTCGACGTGAAATTTCTCAGGAAAATGTCGATCTCGCTGGAAAAAGATATTGACGATCTGGTGAGTCGAATTTACTCAGCGGCAGGTCGGGAGTTCAATGTCAATTCACCGAAGCAATTAGGCGAAATCTTATTTGATAAATTGGAATTGCCGAAAGTTCGCGGACATTCAACGGATGTCAGCGTACTGGAAAAACTTCAAAATAAACATAGCCTTCCCAAACTCGTACTGGATTATCGCGGTTTGATGAAATTAAAAGGAACTTATCTGGATGCGCTTCCGGTACTCGTCAATCCGAAAACCGGACGCGTGCATAGTTCGTTTAATCAAACGGTTGCTTCGACCGGCAGATTGAGTAGTAGCGATCCGAATTTTCAAAATATTCCTATACGGACGGACTTGGGACGCGAGATTCGAAAAGCATTCATTCCTCAGAAAAAGGGATGGAAACTTTTATCGGCGGATTATTCGCAGATTGAACTCAGGATCATGGCGCATTTATCGCGTGACGCCGAATTGATTTGCGCTTTTCAGGAAGATGTCGATGTTCACCGACGGACGGCGGCTTTGGTTTACGGCGTTCCGGAAAAAGATGTTCTTCCGGAGATGCGTCGCGTCGCCAAAATCGTCAATTTCGGAATTATGTACGGTGCCGGGCCGTACCGGATGACAGACGAACTGGGAATTTCCATGAGCGAGGCGCGAAAACTGATCGATCAGTATTTCAAAACTTATCCCGGCATCAACGATTACATTATTAAAACGACGGAAAGCGCTCGGAAAACCGGCTACGTTAAAACACTTTCAGGGCGACTGCGATACGTTCCGGATATCGACAGCTTGAATAAAAATGTTCGCGATGCCGCAGAACGAGTCGCGATCAATATGCCGATTCAGGGCACGGCGGCGGATATGATCAAACTCGCAATGATTCGCATTCACGACGAATTGAAATCTCGCCATTTGCGCGCGATGATGATTTTGCAGATTCATGACGAACTGCTATTGGAAGTTCCCAACGACGAGATCGAGACGGTAAAAACGATAGTGACCGATGCGATGGAATCGGCGCTCCCGCTCGATATTCCCGTCAAGGCGGAAGTTGGTATTGGTAATTCATGGTATGAGGCACATTAG